The following proteins come from a genomic window of Salvia hispanica cultivar TCC Black 2014 chromosome 4, UniMelb_Shisp_WGS_1.0, whole genome shotgun sequence:
- the LOC125224570 gene encoding uncharacterized protein At1g66480-like, with protein sequence MGNTFGGKKRSVKIMNISGETFKLKTPVQAGSVLQNHPGHMLLASEAVAHFGARAKPLEPHHELKPRRLYFLIEQPKLPEGRGAGMMRRVRSGVHMTAKDRLESLMLSRRSASDISAVRSAGVKVRLRLPKAEVEKLIAESKDGADVAEKIVGLFMSGADVHCGGGDRGLARQGTNKSHQKRVGFSVIEEGEIQPAVAS encoded by the exons ATGGGCAACACTTTTGGAGGCAAAAAAAGAAGCGTCAAAATAATGAACATCAGCGGCGAAACGTTCAAGCTCAAGACTCCGGTCCAGGCCGGTTCAGTCCTCCAGAACCACCCGGGCCACATGCTGCTCGCCTCGGAGGCAGTCGCGCATTTCGGCGCCCGCGCCAAGCCGCTTGAACCGCACCACGAGCTCAAGCCGAGGCGCCTCTACTTCCTGATCGAGCAGCCGAAGCTTCCAGAAGGCCGCGGCGCCGGTATGATGCGAAGGGTGCGGTCGGGGGTCCACATGACAGCCAAGGACCGCCTCGAGAGCTTGATGCTGTCGCGGAGATCGGCCTCCGATATATCCGCCGTGAGATCGGCCGGAGTTAAGGTGAGGCTGCGGTTGCCGAAGGCGGAGGTGGAGAAGCTCATAGCTGAGAGTAAGGATGGAGCTGACGTGGCGGAGAAAATTGTTGGTCTCTTCATGAGCGGCGCCGACGTGCATTGTGGTGGTGGCGATCGTGGATTGGCCAGACAAGGCACCAACAAATCGCATCag AAGCGCGTTGGATTTTCAGTAATCGAGGAAGGAGAAATCCAGCCTGCTGTGGCTTCTTAG
- the LOC125217895 gene encoding U-box domain-containing protein 11-like, whose protein sequence is MPGRETLPAECGTTAAPLRLVRDLARISSAGFSGFFKKDCSDLARRVSLLAHLVEEIRDSAEIREIGEGGSSSCYSFLTDLTMALQAAKRLVFAANNFDNSKVSSDGATKKIYFQFQCVTWKLDKALIDLPYDDFNISEEVQEQVELVRSQLRRASERYGGPLTSTILYRALSQPLDKEIDPFQSGSRSIGSLHVENTGIIDHEVGQKVEGLLEGSSLENHATDIDVQNVQSLRDSSASHEIGAPKDSDSVRIESSTCSRSVNENKKLESPVIPVDYLCPISLELMKDPVIVATGQTYERSYIQRWIDGGNTTCPKTQQNLRHLTLTPNYVLRSLISQWCLKHGVEQTTPLMNGRIKKSDGSFRDVTEDIAAVKALVRKLSGRSTEECRAAVAEIRSLSKRSTDNRILLAEAGAIPILVKLLTSEDAQIQDNAVTSILNLSIYENNKGFIMLANAIPSIVQVLRAGSMEAKENAAATLFSLSLADENKIIIGASGAVPALVDLLQDGSPRGKKDAATALFNLCIYHGNKGRAVRAGIITALVKMLTDSSSCMVDEALTILSVLASHQEAKAVIVKASTIPVLIDLLRTGLPRNKENASAILLSLCKRDHENLACLSRLGAVIPLSELAKTGTERAKRKANSLLETLRKSQQV, encoded by the exons ATGCCCGGCAGAGAGACCTTGCCGGCGGAATGCGGCACCACCGCCGCCCCGCTGCGCCTAGTCCGTGACCTTGCCCGGATATCTAGCGCCGGCTTCTCTGGTTTCTTCAAGAAAGACTGCTCCGACTTGGCCCGAAGAGTCTCACTCTTGGCTCATTTGGTCGAAGAAATTAGGGATTCCGCCGAAATTCGGGAAATTGGGGAAGGGGGATCTTCCTCCTGCTACTCCTTCCTCACTGATCTGACAATGGCGCTTCAGGCTGCTAAGAGGCTTGTTTTCGCCGCTAACAACTTCGACAATTCGAAGGTTTCTTCT GATGGGGCAACGAAGAAAATTTACTTCCAATTTCAGTGTGTGACATGGAAATTGGACAAAGCATTGATCGATTTACCTTATGATGATTTTAACATATCAGAAGAAGTGCAAGAACAG GTCGAATTAGTTAGGTCACAGTTGAGACGGGCGAGTGAAAGATACGGTGGGCCTCTTACATCAACCATACTGTATAGGGCACTGTCTCAGCCACTGGATAAAGAGATCGATCCATTTCAATCTGGCAGCAGGTCAATTGGTAGTTTACATGTGGAGAATACTGGGATCATTGATCATGAAGTAGGGCAAAAAGTGGAAGGCCTCTTGGAAGGAAGCAGTTTAGAAAACCATGCTACAGATATTGATGTCCAAAATGTACAAAGTTTGAGAGATTCGTCTGCATCACATGAGATCGGTGCCCCCAAGGATTCGGATTCTGTGAGGATTGAAAGCTCAACGTGCAGCAGAAGTGTCAACGAGAACAAGAAGCTTGAATCTCCTGTTATTCCAGTTGATTATTTGTGCCCTATATCCCTTGAACTTATGAAGGATCCGGTGATTGTTGCCACGGGGCAG aCCTATGAGAGATCATACATACAGAGGTGGATAGACGGTGGCAACACAACATGCCCAAAAACTCAGCAGAATCTCCGGCATCTAACTCTCACTCCAAATTATGTGTTGAGAAGTCTAATATCACAGTGGTGTCTGAAACACGGTGTGGAGCAGACGACACCACTGATGAATGGCAGGATAAAAAAGAGTGACGGGTCATTCCGTGATGTTACAGAGGACATAGCAGCCGTCAAGGCTCTTGTTCGTAAGCTCTCTGGAAGGTCCACCGAGGAATGTAGGGCTGCAGTGGCGGAAATACGGTCTTTATCCAAGAGAAGTACAGacaatagaatcttgcttgctGAAGCCGGAGCGATTCCAATTCTTGTCAAGCTATTAACAAGTGAGGATGCTCAGATTCAAGACAATGCAGTGACTTCTATTCTGAATCTCTCTATTTATGAGAACAACAAGGGGTTCATAATGCTTGCGAACGCAATCCCATCTATTGTTCAAGTCCTGAGAGCTGGAAGCATGGAGGCTAAAGAGAACGCGGCAGCCACCCTCTTCAGTCTGTCCCTGGCTGacgaaaacaaaataataattggtgCGTCGGGGGCCGTACCAGCTTTGGTTGATTTGCTTCAGGATGGAAGCCCAAGAGGGAAGAAAGATGCTGCAACTGCATTATTCAATCTGTGTATATACCATGGAAACAAGGGGCGTGCTGTTAGGGCCGGTATCATCACTGCGCTAGTGAAAATGCTGACAGATTCCAGCAGCTGTATGGTTGATGAAGCTCTGACAATTCTCTCAGTCCTCGCCAGCCACCAAGAGGCTAAGGCAGTCATCGTCAAAGCTAGCACGATACCTGTGTTGATAGACCTTCTGCGGACAGGTCTGCCTCGTAACAAGGAGAACGCATCCGCCATCTTACTCTCACTCTGCAAGCGAGATCACGAGAACCTTGCCTGTCTGAGTAGGCTTGGCGCGGTGATACCCCTATCAGAGCTCGCCAAGACGGGCACGGAGAGGGCAAAGAGGAAGGCTAACTCGTTGTTGGAGACCCTTCGCAAGTCACAACAGGTCTAA